One Streptomyces sp. NBC_01237 genomic region harbors:
- a CDS encoding flavin-containing monooxygenase, whose translation MSVNIDIHRNQGDLLREYIDVTVIGGGQPGLAAAHTLLCRGLRPVALEASDRTAGSWPRYYDSLTLFSPARYSSLPGLPFPGVDRDRYPHRDEAVASLTAHADRLNAEVRTGCRVSAVRRDDGAFAVEPGEGGRLSARAVVAASGAFGRPHRPALPGLEEFTGQLLHAVDYRSPAPLTGRRAVVIGAGNSAVRFAAELAQTTRVTLATRGPLKFTAQRILSRDSHFWLTRTGLDTAPLDRLLPRPSAQPVIDDSRYRAALAAGQPDRRPLFTGADGARLVLGRTGLNFAPDPTGARLLQSTWTPTQRCCSELPDSALACFSPVRPEPHPRLVGPSPSSRSLPPVVSRRAGSTIAATGCSSPGA comes from the coding sequence ATGAGCGTCAACATAGACATTCATCGAAACCAAGGGGATCTACTGCGGGAGTACATCGACGTCACCGTCATCGGCGGCGGCCAGCCCGGACTCGCAGCGGCCCACACCTTGCTGTGCCGCGGGCTGCGGCCGGTGGCCCTGGAGGCGTCCGACCGTACGGCCGGGTCGTGGCCGCGCTACTACGACAGCCTCACGCTGTTCTCGCCCGCCCGGTACAGCTCCCTGCCGGGACTGCCGTTCCCCGGCGTCGACCGGGACCGCTATCCGCACCGGGACGAGGCCGTCGCCTCCCTCACCGCCCACGCCGACCGACTGAATGCCGAGGTCCGCACCGGCTGCCGCGTCAGTGCGGTCCGCCGCGACGACGGCGCCTTCGCCGTGGAACCGGGGGAAGGTGGCCGACTGTCCGCGCGGGCTGTCGTGGCAGCCTCCGGAGCGTTCGGGCGCCCGCACCGGCCTGCGCTGCCGGGCCTTGAGGAGTTCACCGGTCAGCTGCTGCACGCCGTCGACTACCGCAGTCCGGCGCCGCTCACCGGCCGCCGGGCGGTCGTGATCGGTGCCGGTAACTCCGCGGTGCGCTTCGCCGCCGAGCTCGCCCAGACCACACGCGTCACGCTCGCCACCCGTGGGCCGCTGAAGTTCACAGCGCAGCGGATCCTCAGCCGCGACTCGCACTTCTGGCTGACCCGCACCGGCCTGGACACCGCGCCCCTGGACCGGCTCCTGCCGCGCCCGTCGGCACAGCCGGTCATCGACGACAGTCGCTACCGCGCTGCCCTGGCCGCCGGACAACCCGACCGGCGACCGCTGTTCACCGGCGCCGACGGAGCCAGGCTCGTCCTGGGGCGAACGGGCCTGAACTTTGCTCCTGATCCAACGGGTGCCCGACTGCTGCAATCCACGTGGACTCCGACACAACGCTGTTGCTCCGAGCTGCCCGATTCGGCACTCGCGTGCTTCAGCCCGGTAAGGCCGGAACCCCACCCTCGCCTCGTAGGACCGAGCCCTTCAAGCCGCTCCCTGCCGCCCGTCGTCTCCCGCCGTGCAGGCTCCACGATTGCCGCGACCGGTTGCAGTTCGCCAGGCGCATGA
- a CDS encoding ABC-F family ATP-binding cassette domain-containing protein, whose product MITASGIELRAGARILIESASFRVAKGDRIGLVGRNGAGKTTLTKCLAGEGTPAGGTITRSGEVGYLPQDPRTGDLDILARDRILSARGLDAILRRMRENEDRMANGQGATREKAMKKYERLETEFLTKGGYAAEAEAATIAAALSLPDRVLGQPLHTLSGGQRRRIELARILFSDADTLLLDEPTNHLDADSIVWLRDYLKNYRGGFIVISHDADLVETVVNKVFYLDANRAQIDVYNMGWKLYQQQREADEKRRKRERQNAEKKAATLNAQADKMRAKATKTVAAQNMAKRADRLLSGLEAVRVSDKVAKLRFPDPSPCGKTPLMAEGLSKSYGSLEIFTDVDLAIDKGSRVVILGLNGAGKTTLLRLLGGTEKPDTGEIIEGHGLKLGYYAQEHETLDPERTVLENMRTAAPDLDLVEVRKTLGSFLFSGDDVDKPAGVLSGGEKTRLALATLVVSSANVLLLDEPTNNLDPASREEILGALRTYKGAVVLVTHDEGAVEALQPERIILLPDGVEDLWGADYRDLVALA is encoded by the coding sequence GTGATCACCGCTTCCGGCATCGAGCTGCGTGCCGGCGCCCGCATCCTGATCGAGTCCGCTTCCTTCCGGGTCGCCAAGGGCGACCGCATCGGCCTCGTCGGCCGCAACGGTGCGGGCAAGACCACCCTCACCAAGTGCCTCGCGGGCGAGGGCACCCCCGCGGGCGGCACCATCACCCGGTCCGGCGAGGTCGGCTACCTCCCGCAGGACCCGCGCACCGGCGACCTCGACATCCTCGCCCGGGACCGCATCCTCTCCGCCCGCGGCCTCGACGCGATCCTGCGCAGGATGCGCGAGAACGAGGACCGGATGGCGAACGGCCAGGGCGCCACCCGCGAGAAGGCGATGAAGAAGTACGAGCGCCTGGAGACGGAGTTCCTCACCAAGGGCGGATACGCCGCCGAGGCCGAGGCCGCCACCATCGCCGCCGCGCTCAGCCTGCCCGACCGGGTGCTCGGCCAGCCCCTCCACACCCTCTCCGGCGGTCAGCGCCGACGCATCGAGCTGGCCCGCATCCTCTTCTCGGACGCCGACACCCTGCTCCTCGACGAGCCCACCAACCACCTCGACGCGGACTCGATCGTCTGGCTGCGCGACTACCTCAAGAACTACCGCGGCGGCTTCATCGTGATCTCCCACGACGCCGACCTCGTCGAGACCGTCGTCAACAAGGTCTTCTACCTCGACGCCAACCGTGCGCAGATCGACGTCTACAACATGGGCTGGAAGCTCTACCAGCAGCAGCGCGAGGCCGACGAGAAGCGCCGCAAGCGCGAGCGCCAGAACGCCGAGAAGAAGGCCGCGACCCTCAACGCACAGGCCGACAAGATGCGCGCCAAGGCCACCAAGACCGTCGCCGCCCAGAACATGGCCAAACGCGCCGACCGGCTGCTGTCCGGCCTGGAGGCCGTCCGGGTCTCCGACAAGGTCGCCAAACTCCGCTTCCCCGACCCCTCACCCTGCGGCAAGACCCCGCTGATGGCGGAAGGCCTGTCCAAGTCCTACGGCTCGCTCGAAATCTTCACCGACGTCGACCTCGCCATCGACAAGGGCTCCCGCGTCGTCATCCTCGGCCTCAACGGCGCGGGCAAGACCACACTGCTGCGCCTCCTCGGCGGAACCGAGAAGCCGGACACCGGCGAGATCATCGAGGGCCACGGCCTCAAACTCGGCTACTACGCCCAGGAACACGAGACCCTGGACCCGGAACGCACCGTCCTGGAGAACATGCGCACAGCCGCGCCCGACCTCGACCTGGTCGAGGTCCGCAAGACACTCGGCTCGTTCCTCTTCTCCGGCGACGACGTCGACAAGCCCGCCGGAGTGCTCTCCGGCGGCGAGAAGACCCGCCTCGCGCTCGCGACCCTGGTCGTCTCCTCGGCCAACGTCCTGCTCCTCGACGAGCCCACGAACAACCTCGACCCGGCCAGCCGCGAGGAAATCCTCGGCGCGCTGCGCAC
- a CDS encoding S66 family peptidase: MSVRYPRPLRPGDRIGITSPSSGVPKELRRRLDVAIHDVEARGYEVVVGRCMDGAGHVSAPAADRARELMSMLTDPQIRAVVPPWGGETAIDLLPLLDWDRLRDAEPTWLVGFSDMSTIITPLTLLTGTATVHGNNLMDTPYRAPEGLLSWLDIAAAPRGHQYTQSSPNRYRATGWDDYRAHPEVREYTLDTPGRWTRLDGEGDVEAEGRLIGGCIEMLCNLTGTAYLDVSAFARAESPEGLLVYVEAGGDDAFAICRNLHGMRLAGFFDTAKAVLVARTSAPGADSLTQHQAVLDALGPLNVPIIADVECGHVPPYLPIVNGARGRVVHTSTRSELIQTLD; encoded by the coding sequence ATGTCAGTTCGATATCCGCGCCCCCTGCGTCCTGGTGACCGCATCGGCATCACCTCTCCTTCGAGCGGGGTCCCGAAAGAGCTGCGCAGGCGCCTTGATGTGGCGATTCACGATGTAGAGGCCCGGGGGTACGAGGTAGTTGTCGGCCGCTGCATGGACGGTGCCGGCCATGTCAGCGCCCCTGCGGCCGATCGCGCGAGAGAGCTGATGTCGATGCTGACGGATCCCCAGATCAGAGCCGTGGTGCCGCCGTGGGGTGGGGAGACGGCGATCGACCTGCTGCCGCTGCTGGACTGGGACCGGCTGCGTGATGCCGAGCCGACCTGGCTTGTCGGGTTCTCCGACATGTCGACCATTATCACGCCGCTGACCCTTCTCACCGGGACGGCGACCGTGCACGGCAACAACCTCATGGACACGCCCTACCGGGCGCCGGAAGGACTGTTGTCATGGCTCGATATTGCCGCTGCCCCGCGCGGGCATCAGTACACGCAGTCCTCGCCGAACCGCTACCGGGCCACGGGCTGGGACGACTACCGTGCCCACCCGGAGGTGCGCGAGTACACGCTTGACACGCCCGGCAGATGGACCCGGCTGGACGGCGAGGGGGATGTGGAAGCCGAGGGGCGTCTGATCGGGGGCTGCATCGAGATGCTGTGCAACCTCACGGGAACGGCCTACCTCGATGTCTCGGCCTTTGCACGGGCCGAGTCTCCGGAAGGTCTCCTCGTGTACGTCGAAGCAGGAGGGGACGACGCCTTCGCCATCTGCAGGAACTTGCATGGGATGAGGCTGGCCGGCTTCTTCGATACGGCGAAAGCGGTCCTTGTCGCCCGGACGTCGGCACCCGGCGCCGACTCGCTCACCCAGCACCAAGCCGTGCTCGACGCACTCGGCCCCTTGAACGTTCCGATCATCGCTGATGTGGAATGCGGCCACGTCCCGCCGTATCTGCCCATCGTCAACGGAGCACGCGGCCGGGTCGTACACACCTCAACACGCAGCGAATTGATCCAGACACTGGACTGA
- a CDS encoding FAD-dependent oxidoreductase → MNAPATTELPVVVIGAGPVGLAAAAHLLDRGNEPLVLEAGQSVGAAVREWAHVRLFSTWDEVVDPAAEKLAPTGWTRPGPATYPSGGDWADLYLRPLADVLGDRVRLGATVTGVSRTGRDRIVDADRYQRPFVVHFTHADGREERVFARAVIDASGTWATPSPAGGSGLAALGERAAADRITYRAPDLKGPAVRARYAGKRTAVIGSGASAFTGFTALASLADLAKSKDGTGTKGVWIRRRGISESTFGGGEADQLPARGALGLAAKAAVDEGHADAVTGFRTEAIERDADGRLVLAGEDGHRPDPVDEVIVLTGFRPDLSFLNELRLGLDERLQAPVELAPLIDPNQHSCGTVYPHGHRELSHPEPGVYLVGMKSYGRAPTFLAMTGYEQVRSVAAALAGDTESADRVELTLPETGVCGGAGLFDDPAADQADGGGCCAPEPALVQLGVGAPATTAAEETPAGGCCGS, encoded by the coding sequence GTGAACGCGCCCGCCACCACCGAGCTGCCCGTCGTCGTGATCGGGGCCGGACCCGTCGGCCTGGCCGCCGCCGCCCACCTACTCGATCGGGGCAACGAGCCCCTGGTCCTCGAAGCCGGACAGAGCGTCGGCGCCGCGGTGCGCGAGTGGGCACACGTCCGCCTGTTCTCCACCTGGGACGAAGTCGTCGACCCGGCCGCCGAGAAGCTGGCCCCCACCGGCTGGACACGGCCCGGCCCGGCCACCTACCCCTCCGGCGGCGACTGGGCCGACCTGTACCTGCGGCCGCTCGCCGACGTTCTCGGCGATCGCGTCCGCCTCGGTGCGACGGTCACTGGCGTCTCGCGCACCGGCCGGGACCGCATCGTCGACGCCGACCGCTATCAGCGGCCGTTCGTCGTGCACTTCACCCACGCCGACGGCCGTGAGGAGCGCGTCTTCGCCCGCGCCGTCATCGACGCCTCCGGCACCTGGGCCACACCCAGCCCTGCCGGCGGCAGCGGCCTTGCCGCCCTCGGCGAGCGTGCGGCGGCCGACCGGATCACCTACCGCGCCCCGGACCTGAAGGGCCCCGCCGTCCGCGCCCGGTACGCGGGCAAGCGCACCGCCGTCATCGGCTCGGGCGCCTCCGCCTTCACCGGCTTCACCGCCCTCGCCTCCCTCGCCGACCTCGCCAAGTCCAAGGACGGAACGGGCACGAAGGGCGTATGGATCCGGCGCCGGGGCATCTCGGAGTCCACCTTCGGCGGTGGTGAGGCCGACCAGCTCCCCGCCCGCGGCGCTCTGGGCCTGGCGGCGAAGGCCGCCGTCGACGAGGGCCACGCCGACGCCGTGACCGGCTTCCGCACCGAGGCGATCGAGCGCGACGCCGACGGCCGCCTGGTCCTGGCCGGCGAGGACGGCCACCGCCCGGACCCGGTGGACGAGGTGATCGTGCTGACCGGCTTCCGCCCCGACCTGTCCTTCCTGAACGAGCTGCGCCTGGGTCTCGACGAGCGCCTCCAGGCCCCCGTCGAGCTGGCTCCGCTGATCGACCCGAACCAGCATTCCTGCGGCACGGTCTACCCGCACGGCCACCGCGAGCTCTCCCACCCCGAACCAGGTGTGTACCTGGTCGGGATGAAGTCCTACGGCCGCGCCCCGACCTTCCTGGCGATGACCGGCTACGAGCAGGTCCGCTCCGTCGCCGCCGCGCTCGCCGGTGACACCGAGTCCGCCGACCGCGTCGAACTCACCCTCCCGGAAACCGGAGTCTGCGGCGGCGCCGGACTCTTCGACGACCCGGCAGCCGACCAGGCCGACGGCGGAGGCTGCTGTGCCCCGGAGCCCGCGCTCGTGCAGCTCGGTGTCGGCGCTCCCGCCACAACGGCCGCCGAGGAGACACCGGCGGGCGGCTGCTGCGGCTCGTGA